TCGGGCAGGCCGTCGCGGAGGCCCGGGAAGCCGGGATCATCCGCCGAATCAGGGAGCGCGACCACACGCTGTGGAAGCCCGACCCGGGCGAGATCGCCAACCGGCTCGGCTGGCTGCGGGCGCCCACCACCATGCGCAAGGAAGCGGGGCGCATCGCGCGCTTCGTCGAGGAAACGGCGGCCGGCCGGGTGCTGGTGCTCGGCATGGGCGGATCGAGCCTGGCCGCGGCGGCGTTCGGCGAAATCTTCGGTGGACAGGGGAGGGGGGGCCTACCCCTGGGGGTGGTCGACACTACCGCTCCCGACGCCATCCGTGAGATTTCGGGATCCGCCGAACCCGGAGACACGCTCCACATCGTGGCGACCAAGTCGGGGAGCACGGTGGAGACGCTGTCCGCGTTCCGGTACTTCCACGCGCGCACCCTCGAGTCAGCCGGCGGGTCGGGGGAAGAGGCGGCCAAGCTCGCCGGGACGCGGTTCGTGGCGATCACCGATCCCGGCAGCCCGCTGGCGGAGTCGGCCCGCGCGCGAGGCTTCGCGGACGTGTTCCTGAACCCCAGCGACGTGGGCGGCCGCTACGGCGCGCTCACCTTCTTCGGCCTCGTCCCGGCGGCCCTGGTGGGTGTGGACATCGACATGCTGCTGGTCCGCGCCGAGGAGGCGATCCGGGCCAGCCTGTCCGGGGACGACGACCGCGCGCTCGTCCTGGGCACCGCGATGGGCGTCCTGTCGGCGCTCGGCCGCGACAAGCTCACCGTCACCACCTCGCCCGAGATCGAACCGTTCGCGGACTGGCTGGAGCAGCTCGTGGCGGAGTCCACCGGCAAGGAGGGCAAGGGCGTCCTCCCGGTGGTCCGGGAGCCGCTCGGCGCGCCGGACGCCTACGGATCCGACCGCGTGTTCGTCGACCTGGCGCTGCCCGACGATCAGGAGCGCGACCTGCCGCTGGCCGACCTGGAGCGCGCCGGACA
The DNA window shown above is from Gemmatimonadota bacterium and carries:
- a CDS encoding glucose-6-phosphate isomerase, producing the protein MISASFGEHSVAIGQAVAEAREAGIIRRIRERDHTLWKPDPGEIANRLGWLRAPTTMRKEAGRIARFVEETAAGRVLVLGMGGSSLAAAAFGEIFGGQGRGGLPLGVVDTTAPDAIREISGSAEPGDTLHIVATKSGSTVETLSAFRYFHARTLESAGGSGEEAAKLAGTRFVAITDPGSPLAESARARGFADVFLNPSDVGGRYGALTFFGLVPAALVGVDIDMLLVRAEEAIRASLSGDDDRALVLGTAMGVLSALGRDKLTVTTSPEIEPFADWLEQLVAESTGKEGKGVLPVVREPLGAPDAYGSDRVFVDLALPDDQERDLPLADLERAGHPVIRLGLRDKYDLGGQIVLWELATAVTGALLGINPFDQPNVESAKARARDLVEAYRRTGTAPGTPVAPLEALALAELLDGADRGDYAALQAYLPPTADTDAALSELRLAIRARYGFATTAGYGPRFLHSTGQLHKGGRGNGVFVQLTADPVEDLAIPPAPGDDPESGYPLTFGTLLSAQAAGDRAALEEAGRRVIRFDVGPDPAGAIGGLAEELAAPQ